TAGCGAAAAGAATCACTAAAACTAGCGCCAGTATAATCAGGGTAAACATTACTACAAAAATAATAGTAGACATTAACTATTCCTTATTTGCTGCGGTTTACCCGACTTACAGTTGAACACCAGAGAAAGACATAAAGCCCAACGCCATTAGACCTACAGTGATGAACGTGATACCAAGACCGCGTAGACCAGGAGGAACGTCAGAGTACTTCATTTTCTCACGGATACCTGCAAGAGCAACAATTGCTAGCATCCAGCCCACACCGGAACCGAAACCATACACGATAGATTCAGCAAAGTTGTAGTCACGTTGTACCATGAATGATACGCCATCGACAGATTACACAGATCAGCGGATCAGGAAGATGCCTAGCGCGTTGTACAAAGGTGGGAAGAAACGGTCTAAAACCATCTCTAGGATTTGTACAAGTGCTGCGATTACACCGATAAAGGTGATGAAGTTTAGGAATGTTAAATCCACACCAGCAACCAATGCATTTTCTTTCAATACATAGGTATAAACTAGGTTGTTAACCGGTACCGCAATTGTTAGAACAACAACTACAGCAACGCCTAGACCGAAAGATGTCTTAACTTTCTTAGATACGGCAAGGAAAGTACACATACCTAGGAAGAAAGACAAAGCCATGTTTTCGATGAAAATCGATTTAACTAACAGACTAATGTAATGTTCCATGTCGTCCTTACTCCTTCGCTTCTACTTGTTCTGGTTTCAGAATACGGATTGCCCAGATCATGAAGCCGATTAGGAAGAATGCTGATGGTGCTAGTAGCATCAGACCGTTTGGCTGGTACCAACCACCATTGTTCACTAGAGGAAGCACTTCCATACCAAACAGTTTGCCTGAGCCAAACAGTTCACGGAAGAACGCCACTGTGATAAGAACGAAACCGTAACCAAGACCGTTACCGATACCATCAATAAATGATGGGATTGGCTCTGATTTCATTGCGAAAGCTTCAGCACGACCCATTACGATACAGTTCGTAATGATAAGGCCTACGAATACAGATAGCTGCTTAGAGATATCGTATAGGTATGCTTTCAACACTTGGTCTACCACGATTACTAATGATGCGATAATTGCCATCTGAACGATGATACGCACACTGTTAGGAATGTGATTACGGATTAGTGAAACAAACAAGTTAGAGAAAGCAGTAACGAACATTACCGCTAGCGTCATAACAAATGCTGTTTCTAGTTTAGTTGTTACTGCAAGAGCAGAACAAACACCAAGAACCTGCAGCGCGATTGGGTTGTTATCCAACACCGGCGCCATAATGCTCTTTTTAATGTTTTGTG
Above is a window of Vibrio taketomensis DNA encoding:
- a CDS encoding NADH:ubiquinone reductase (Na(+)-transporting) subunit D, yielding MSSAQNIKKSIMAPVLDNNPIALQVLGVCSALAVTTKLETAFVMTLAVMFVTAFSNLFVSLIRNHIPNSVRIIVQMAIIASLVIVVDQVLKAYLYDISKQLSVFVGLIITNCIVMGRAEAFAMKSEPIPSFIDGIGNGLGYGFVLITVAFFRELFGSGKLFGMEVLPLVNNGGWYQPNGLMLLAPSAFFLIGFMIWAIRILKPEQVEAKE